A single region of the Streptococcus sanguinis genome encodes:
- the comGG gene encoding competence type IV pilus minor pilin ComGG, which translates to MWKKKVEAGILLYALLMAAVFSLLLQFYLNRQVSSQRLQLFNRERTEAYAMAVLTKATAKDDSGEMEFEQGKAVYRKKGKELEIGSQLSSGHSYSFTFTISKKEEEKAKEDKKPTDKKEKAISDEAGKSG; encoded by the coding sequence GTGTGGAAGAAGAAAGTTGAGGCAGGTATTTTACTGTATGCGCTGCTGATGGCCGCAGTCTTTAGCCTGCTCCTGCAGTTTTATCTCAACCGTCAAGTCAGCAGTCAGCGTTTGCAGCTTTTCAACAGGGAAAGGACAGAAGCCTATGCAATGGCAGTTCTGACAAAAGCTACAGCCAAGGATGATAGCGGTGAGATGGAGTTTGAGCAGGGCAAGGCGGTCTACCGTAAGAAAGGGAAGGAACTGGAAATCGGCAGTCAGCTCAGCAGCGGGCATTCCTATTCCTTTACTTTTACCATTTCTAAGAAGGAGGAGGAGAAAGCTAAGGAAGACAAGAAACCAACTGACAAAAAAGAGAAAGCAATTTCGGACGAAGCTGGTAAGTCGGGCTAA
- the comGF gene encoding competence type IV pilus minor pilin ComGF, with the protein MSKNLKVKAFTLLEALVALLVLSGGILVFQAMTQLLSSELHQQENNQQQEWLLFADQLETELSRSQFDKVEDNKIYIRQDGRDLALGKSKGDDFRKTDKSGRGYQPMIYGLEAADVRQEGKLVHLHFRFEKGLEREFVYRVEEES; encoded by the coding sequence GTGTCCAAAAACCTTAAAGTCAAGGCCTTTACTCTCTTGGAGGCTTTAGTAGCCTTGCTGGTTCTCAGTGGTGGAATACTGGTCTTTCAGGCTATGACCCAGCTCTTATCTTCAGAACTGCATCAGCAGGAGAATAATCAGCAGCAAGAGTGGCTTTTGTTTGCCGACCAACTGGAGACGGAGCTTTCGCGAAGTCAATTTGACAAGGTTGAAGACAATAAAATCTACATCAGACAGGATGGCAGGGACTTGGCCTTGGGTAAATCCAAGGGAGATGATTTCCGTAAAACAGATAAGAGCGGTCGCGGCTACCAGCCGATGATTTATGGTTTGGAAGCAGCTGATGTGCGTCAGGAAGGTAAGCTTGTCCATCTTCATTTTCGCTTTGAAAAAGGCTTAGAGAGGGAGTTCGTCTATCGTGTGGAAGAAGAAAGTTGA
- the comGE gene encoding competence type IV pilus minor pilin ComGE, which yields MASLKRRQLQASILLEALMAMAVFAAIASLLLGQISRSRKEQQLLLQQEEVLRVARMALQTGQEELHINGIAISQLKTDKQLLVYHEGEVVIRVQKP from the coding sequence ATGGCAAGTTTAAAAAGACGACAGCTTCAGGCTAGCATTCTGCTGGAAGCTCTGATGGCCATGGCAGTTTTTGCGGCTATTGCCAGTCTGCTTCTGGGACAGATTAGCCGGTCTCGTAAAGAGCAGCAGCTCCTTCTGCAGCAGGAAGAGGTGCTTCGGGTAGCCCGTATGGCTCTGCAAACAGGACAAGAAGAGCTTCATATCAATGGAATTGCTATAAGTCAGCTTAAGACAGATAAGCAGCTGCTGGTCTATCACGAAGGGGAGGTAGTCATCCGTGTCCAAAAACCTTAA
- the comGD gene encoding competence type IV pilus minor pilin ComGD → MENTVAKLKRLPIKAFTLLESLLVLFVVSFLLLVLSGSVRAGFNQVQEQLFFLEFERLYQETQRLSLVGHDKLSLKISGRQISNGYQELDFPQTLQEHEQQVIKFDRAGGNSSLSKIIFQTEDRTVVYQLYMGNGKFKKTTASG, encoded by the coding sequence ATGGAAAACACAGTGGCGAAACTCAAGCGGTTGCCAATTAAGGCTTTTACATTGCTGGAAAGTCTCTTAGTTCTTTTTGTTGTTAGTTTTCTACTACTAGTATTATCTGGCTCGGTCAGGGCTGGCTTCAATCAGGTTCAAGAGCAACTCTTCTTTTTAGAGTTTGAGAGGCTCTATCAGGAGACGCAGAGGCTGAGCTTAGTTGGGCATGATAAGCTTTCTCTCAAGATTTCAGGACGGCAGATTTCCAACGGTTATCAAGAGCTGGATTTTCCACAAACTTTGCAGGAGCATGAGCAGCAGGTCATTAAGTTTGACCGGGCTGGGGGAAATTCATCACTCAGCAAGATTATTTTTCAGACGGAGGACAGGACAGTTGTTTACCAGCTTTATATGGGCAATGGCAAGTTTAAAAAGACGACAGCTTCAGGCTAG
- the comGC gene encoding competence type IV pilus major pilin ComGC produces MKKLNTLKVQAFTLVEMLIVLLVISVLLLLFVPNLTKQKDAVSDTGTAAVVKVVESQAELYELKNTNEKASLSKLVSAGNISQKQADSYKAYYGKHSGETQAVAN; encoded by the coding sequence ATGAAAAAACTTAATACCTTAAAAGTTCAAGCATTCACCCTTGTGGAAATGCTGATTGTCTTGCTGGTTATCAGCGTACTCTTGCTGCTCTTTGTGCCTAATCTGACCAAGCAAAAAGATGCTGTTTCAGATACAGGAACGGCAGCGGTGGTCAAGGTAGTAGAAAGCCAGGCGGAGCTGTATGAGCTTAAGAACACCAATGAAAAGGCTAGCCTGAGCAAGCTAGTCAGCGCAGGAAATATCAGCCAGAAGCAGGCAGATTCATATAAGGCTTACTATGGAAAACACAGTGGCGAAACTCAAGCGGTTGCCAATTAA
- the comGB gene encoding competence type IV pilus assembly protein ComGB: MISFLQKDISVLSKGRPKKLSTPKQKKIIELFHNLFSSGFHLAEIVDFLRRSALLEEAYVAEMRAGLSAGQSFSEIVSRLGFSDSVVTQLSLSELHGNLTLSLGKIEAYLENLSKVKKKLIEVGTYPLMLLGFLVLIMLGLRNYLLPQLDSQNLATQLINHLPQIFLWSSLAWAALVSVALFYYRKSSKIRFFSKLAALPFIGRLVQAYLTAYYAREWGNMIGQGLELSQIFAIMQEQPSQLFQEIGEDMAAALQGGQGYADKVASYPFFKKELSLMIEYGEVKSKLDSELEVYAEKTWEEFFLRINRAMNFIQPLVFIFVALVIVLLYAAMLLPIYQNMEVHL; this comes from the coding sequence TTGATCAGCTTTTTGCAGAAGGACATATCAGTGCTGAGCAAAGGCAGACCGAAAAAATTGTCTACGCCTAAGCAGAAAAAGATTATTGAGCTCTTTCATAATCTCTTTAGCAGCGGTTTTCACTTAGCAGAGATTGTAGACTTTCTGAGGCGAAGTGCCTTGCTGGAGGAGGCTTATGTGGCAGAAATGCGGGCAGGTTTGTCAGCTGGTCAGTCCTTTTCAGAGATTGTCAGTCGACTGGGATTTTCCGACAGCGTTGTAACCCAGCTGTCCTTATCTGAGCTGCATGGCAATCTGACACTTAGTCTGGGCAAAATTGAGGCCTATCTGGAAAATCTGTCCAAGGTTAAGAAAAAATTGATAGAGGTAGGAACCTATCCTCTCATGCTGCTGGGCTTTTTGGTCCTTATCATGCTGGGATTGCGCAACTATCTTCTGCCTCAATTAGACAGCCAGAATCTAGCTACTCAGCTGATTAATCACCTGCCTCAGATTTTTTTGTGGAGCAGCCTTGCTTGGGCCGCCTTGGTTTCAGTGGCTCTCTTTTATTATCGAAAGTCATCCAAGATTCGTTTTTTCAGCAAACTAGCAGCTCTGCCTTTTATTGGGCGTTTGGTGCAGGCTTACTTGACCGCTTATTATGCTCGTGAATGGGGAAATATGATTGGTCAGGGCCTGGAATTGAGTCAGATTTTTGCGATTATGCAGGAGCAGCCTTCCCAGCTCTTTCAGGAAATCGGAGAAGATATGGCTGCTGCTTTGCAAGGCGGTCAAGGCTATGCGGACAAGGTGGCGAGCTATCCTTTCTTTAAGAAAGAATTGTCCCTGATGATCGAGTATGGTGAGGTCAAATCCAAGCTAGATAGTGAGCTGGAAGTCTATGCTGAAAAGACTTGGGAGGAATTTTTCCTACGTATCAACCGAGCCATGAATTTCATTCAGCCCCTAGTATTTATTTTTGTTGCCTTAGTGATTGTTTTACTTTATGCGGCAATGCTCTTGCCCATTTATCAGAATATGGAGGTTCATTTGTAA
- the comGA gene encoding competence type IV pilus ATPase ComGA — translation MVQEIAKEMIRQARQEGAQDIYLIPKTTCYELYMRIGDERRFIKTYDFELLSAVISHFKFVAGMNVGEKRRSQLGSCDYDCGEAKVSIRLSSVGDYRGFESLVIRLLHDEDRELRFWFEQLPELRKKIQARGLYLFSGPVGSGKTTLMYHLAQLKFSDQQVMSIEDPVEIKQEAMLQLQLNETIGMTYDSLIKLSLRHRPDLLIIGEIRDRETARAVVRASLTGATVFSTIHAKSVRGVYERLLELGVSEDELRMVLQGVCYQRLIGGGGVVDFVSQNYQEHEAAVWNQQIDQLFAEGHISAEQRQTEKIVYA, via the coding sequence ATGGTTCAAGAAATTGCAAAAGAAATGATTAGGCAGGCTCGGCAAGAAGGGGCGCAGGATATTTACCTCATTCCTAAGACTACTTGCTATGAGCTTTATATGAGAATCGGTGATGAACGTCGCTTTATTAAGACTTATGATTTTGAACTTCTGTCAGCTGTTATCAGCCACTTTAAGTTTGTCGCAGGTATGAATGTTGGAGAGAAGCGCCGCAGTCAGCTGGGGTCTTGCGATTATGACTGTGGGGAAGCCAAGGTTTCAATTCGGCTGTCGTCAGTTGGGGATTACCGTGGTTTTGAAAGTCTGGTTATCCGGCTCCTTCATGACGAAGACAGGGAGCTGCGCTTTTGGTTTGAGCAATTGCCGGAGCTGCGAAAGAAAATTCAGGCTCGCGGTCTCTATCTTTTCTCAGGACCAGTCGGCAGTGGCAAGACGACCTTGATGTACCATTTGGCTCAGCTTAAATTTTCTGATCAGCAGGTTATGTCGATTGAAGATCCGGTTGAGATTAAGCAAGAGGCTATGCTGCAGCTGCAACTGAACGAAACCATTGGCATGACTTATGACAGTCTGATTAAGCTGTCTCTGCGACATCGTCCGGATCTCTTGATTATCGGGGAAATCCGTGATCGAGAGACAGCTAGGGCAGTGGTTCGGGCAAGTTTGACCGGAGCTACGGTCTTTTCAACGATTCATGCCAAGAGTGTTCGCGGTGTCTATGAGCGACTTTTGGAATTGGGCGTTAGCGAGGATGAGCTAAGAATGGTGCTTCAAGGTGTTTGTTACCAGCGTTTAATTGGGGGAGGAGGTGTCGTTGATTTTGTCAGTCAAAACTATCAAGAGCACGAAGCCGCAGTCTGGAATCAGCAGATTGATCAGCTTTTTGCAGAAGGACATATCAGTGCTGAGCAAAGGCAGACCGAAAAAATTGTCTACGCCTAA
- a CDS encoding DUF1033 family protein, whose amino-acid sequence MYCVIEMYGDYEPWWFLDGWEEDIVAKKQFDDYYEALKYYKSRWLQMEEQSPLYKSRSDLMTIFWDPEDQRWCEECDENVQQYHSLFLLENDCQIPKSKYRPGYTKQNGLEKHRACSVKLKNAKPL is encoded by the coding sequence ATGTATTGTGTAATTGAGATGTACGGGGACTATGAACCGTGGTGGTTCCTGGATGGCTGGGAAGAGGATATCGTTGCAAAGAAGCAGTTCGATGATTATTATGAAGCCCTTAAGTATTATAAAAGCCGTTGGCTGCAGATGGAAGAGCAGTCACCTTTGTATAAGAGCCGTAGTGATTTAATGACAATTTTTTGGGATCCGGAGGATCAGCGCTGGTGCGAGGAGTGCGATGAGAATGTTCAGCAGTACCACTCTCTGTTTTTGCTGGAGAATGACTGCCAGATCCCTAAGAGCAAGTACCGGCCAGGCTATACTAAGCAGAACGGCCTTGAAAAGCACCGAGCTTGCTCAGTCAAACTAAAAAACGCTAAGCCTCTTTAA
- a CDS encoding glycosyl hydrolase family 8, which produces MKRTRLRFIWFVTILAVLAGILLYTRMGSTPNIKKKIYSQWSKEYVVTKDKLSYIRTTNSKTEDVVLSEAQGYGMVIAVDAAKQGDASPADFEKLYQYYLAHRLKDTQLMSWKQTIKDGKSNHEDENNATDGDLYIAYALIQAAKQWPDKAKEYQDQAQAILKDVLAYNYNESNGVLTVGNWANAESKFYNLMRTSDTLPQQFQAFYELTKDKQWLTIRDNMLSKLEAISADNKTGLIPDFIWVEGDKVWAADADTVESANDGYYSYNACRLPYNLAQSKDEKSQKMLKKMLNFFLSQEKIYAGYTLKGKALNSNQAGSFTAPVFYAANNNMEFRKLVQQNKYLFMQGLPSDNYYDAAVTTMIALETL; this is translated from the coding sequence GTGAAAAGAACAAGATTAAGATTTATTTGGTTTGTGACAATTCTGGCTGTTTTGGCTGGTATCCTGTTGTACACCCGCATGGGCAGTACTCCTAATATCAAAAAGAAGATATACAGCCAATGGTCTAAAGAATATGTCGTAACCAAGGACAAATTGTCTTATATCAGGACGACAAACAGTAAGACTGAAGATGTTGTGCTGTCTGAGGCACAAGGTTATGGCATGGTGATTGCTGTGGATGCAGCTAAGCAAGGCGATGCCAGTCCTGCTGATTTTGAGAAGCTCTACCAATATTATCTAGCTCATCGTCTGAAAGATACCCAGCTCATGTCTTGGAAACAGACGATTAAGGATGGAAAGAGCAATCATGAAGACGAAAACAATGCTACAGACGGCGATCTCTACATTGCCTATGCTTTGATTCAGGCTGCTAAGCAGTGGCCGGACAAGGCTAAAGAATACCAAGATCAGGCTCAGGCCATTCTGAAAGATGTCTTGGCATATAACTATAATGAAAGTAACGGCGTTTTGACGGTTGGGAACTGGGCAAATGCAGAATCGAAATTTTATAATCTCATGCGGACTTCTGATACATTGCCGCAGCAGTTCCAAGCTTTCTATGAGTTGACAAAGGATAAGCAGTGGCTGACAATTCGGGATAACATGCTCAGCAAACTTGAAGCAATCAGCGCTGATAATAAGACTGGTTTGATACCAGACTTTATCTGGGTTGAAGGCGACAAAGTTTGGGCAGCTGATGCTGATACGGTTGAATCTGCAAATGATGGCTATTATTCTTATAATGCCTGCCGACTTCCTTACAATCTGGCTCAAAGCAAGGATGAAAAAAGTCAAAAAATGCTGAAGAAGATGTTAAACTTCTTCCTCAGTCAAGAAAAGATCTATGCGGGCTACACTCTGAAAGGGAAAGCTCTCAATAGTAATCAGGCTGGCAGCTTTACCGCTCCGGTATTCTACGCGGCTAACAACAATATGGAATTCCGCAAATTGGTGCAGCAGAATAAATATCTCTTCATGCAAGGTTTGCCGTCAGATAATTACTATGACGCAGCTGTGACAACGATGATTGCTTTAGAAACTTTATAA
- a CDS encoding glycosyltransferase family 2 protein: MISQLIMIVTLFSIWMSLAWALVILCSSVHFWMKRSDFNVDTSPLEHYPMVTVVVPAHNEDVVIAQTTKAILDLDYPHDRVEVLLFADNCSDDTYQEMLKVQAMPEYAGRNITITDRTGTGGKAGVLNDALKMAKGEYICVYDADAMPEKNALYFLVKKVLEDPERHVASFGRNKTRNANQNFLTRCINQEIVVTQRVYHVGMWHLFKIGRIPGTNFLINTEFVKSIGGWKNGALTEDTEISFKIMQSGKLIALAYNSEAFQQEPETLKSYYMQRKRWAKGNYEVVLANFKHLFSGGNWRVKLEVFNYSCIFFWFNLAIVLSDLVFFANVAAMITQLFVPDVRIPFAFDAQNIYIVQLMLFNWLLMILLYLLQINIALASQFGQATTKQIWLALVSYLTYSQLFIVVSLDAVGSVILDKILKRKETKWVKTKRFAG, encoded by the coding sequence ATGATTAGTCAACTTATTATGATTGTCACTCTGTTCTCCATCTGGATGTCTCTGGCTTGGGCTTTGGTTATTCTATGCTCTTCCGTGCATTTCTGGATGAAACGCAGTGACTTCAACGTGGATACCAGCCCATTGGAACATTATCCTATGGTTACAGTCGTTGTCCCAGCCCACAATGAAGATGTGGTTATCGCTCAGACAACTAAGGCCATTCTGGATTTGGATTATCCTCATGACCGAGTGGAAGTTCTGCTATTTGCGGACAACTGCTCGGATGATACTTATCAGGAAATGCTGAAAGTACAGGCTATGCCTGAGTATGCTGGACGCAATATTACAATTACAGACCGTACTGGTACGGGAGGTAAGGCAGGGGTGCTGAATGACGCCCTGAAGATGGCCAAGGGTGAATATATCTGTGTCTATGATGCGGATGCCATGCCAGAAAAGAATGCTCTTTACTTCCTAGTCAAGAAAGTTTTGGAAGATCCAGAACGCCACGTTGCTTCTTTCGGACGCAACAAGACCCGCAATGCCAACCAGAACTTCCTGACACGTTGTATCAACCAAGAAATCGTTGTAACTCAGCGTGTTTACCACGTAGGTATGTGGCATCTCTTTAAGATTGGACGGATTCCAGGTACGAACTTCTTGATTAACACTGAGTTTGTTAAGAGTATTGGTGGTTGGAAAAATGGTGCCTTGACAGAGGACACGGAAATTTCCTTTAAGATTATGCAGAGCGGCAAGCTGATTGCCTTGGCTTATAACTCAGAGGCCTTCCAACAAGAGCCAGAAACCCTCAAGTCCTACTACATGCAGCGTAAGCGCTGGGCTAAGGGGAATTATGAGGTAGTTCTTGCCAACTTCAAACATCTTTTTAGTGGCGGTAACTGGCGCGTGAAACTGGAAGTGTTCAATTATTCTTGTATCTTCTTCTGGTTTAATTTGGCGATTGTCTTATCTGACTTGGTTTTCTTTGCCAATGTAGCGGCGATGATTACCCAGCTCTTTGTACCGGATGTGCGGATTCCTTTCGCTTTTGATGCTCAGAATATCTATATCGTCCAGCTGATGCTCTTTAACTGGCTTCTGATGATTTTGCTTTATCTTTTGCAGATCAATATCGCCCTGGCTTCTCAGTTTGGACAGGCGACCACCAAACAGATTTGGCTGGCTCTTGTGTCCTATTTGACTTACTCTCAGCTCTTTATCGTTGTTTCTTTAGATGCAGTAGGATCTGTTATCTTGGACAAGATTTTGAAGAGGAAAGAAACCAAGTGGGTTAAAACAAAACGATTTGCAGGTTAG
- the wecB gene encoding non-hydrolyzing UDP-N-acetylglucosamine 2-epimerase, translating to MKKIKVMVVFGTRPEAIKMAPLVIELKKQADLFETTTVVTAQHRQMLDQVLETFKIKPDYDLDIMGKNQTLTDITVKILHKLDDILKENKPDIMLVHGDTTTTFAASLAAFYNQVRIGHVEAGLRTWNKYSPFPEEMNRQMTDSLTDLYFAPTDQSKANLLKENHPAETVFVTGNTAIDALKLTVQADYQHEVLDRIDPARKMILVTMHRRENQGEPMRRVFRTLRQIVDAHDDVEIVYPVHLSPAVQEAAREILSDNEKIHLIEPLDVLDFHNIAAKSYFIMSDSGGVQEEAPSLGKPVLVLRDTTERPEGVEAGTLKLVGTETQAVAEAMEALLTDESLYQEMAQASNPYGDGKASERIAQAIAHYFKQTARPEEFKTGVKNV from the coding sequence ATGAAGAAAATTAAGGTAATGGTTGTTTTTGGAACTCGTCCAGAAGCAATTAAGATGGCTCCACTGGTTATTGAACTGAAGAAGCAGGCAGACTTGTTTGAAACGACAACAGTTGTGACTGCTCAGCATCGTCAGATGCTGGATCAGGTACTTGAGACTTTTAAGATTAAGCCTGATTATGATTTGGATATTATGGGGAAGAATCAAACCCTGACAGATATTACTGTCAAGATCCTGCATAAGCTGGATGATATCTTAAAGGAAAACAAGCCAGATATTATGCTGGTGCACGGTGATACGACAACGACTTTTGCGGCTAGTCTTGCAGCGTTTTATAATCAAGTTCGTATCGGCCACGTAGAAGCTGGCTTGCGGACTTGGAATAAATACTCTCCTTTCCCAGAAGAGATGAATCGTCAGATGACTGACTCTTTGACGGACTTGTATTTTGCGCCAACAGATCAGAGTAAGGCTAACTTGCTCAAGGAAAACCATCCGGCAGAAACAGTTTTTGTGACAGGAAATACAGCTATTGACGCTCTCAAGCTGACCGTCCAGGCTGATTATCAGCATGAGGTGCTTGATCGTATTGATCCAGCTCGCAAGATGATTTTGGTGACCATGCATCGCCGGGAAAATCAAGGCGAGCCGATGAGAAGGGTCTTTCGAACTCTACGGCAGATTGTAGATGCCCATGATGATGTGGAAATTGTCTATCCTGTTCACCTGAGCCCAGCGGTTCAGGAGGCGGCCAGAGAAATTCTGAGTGATAATGAAAAGATTCATCTGATTGAGCCTTTGGATGTGTTGGATTTCCATAATATCGCAGCTAAAAGCTACTTTATCATGTCAGACTCAGGCGGAGTACAAGAGGAAGCACCTTCCTTAGGTAAACCTGTACTGGTACTTCGTGATACAACAGAGAGACCAGAAGGAGTTGAAGCCGGCACCTTGAAGCTGGTCGGTACAGAAACTCAAGCAGTAGCAGAGGCAATGGAAGCCCTGCTGACAGATGAGTCACTCTATCAGGAAATGGCCCAAGCCAGCAATCCGTATGGTGACGGTAAGGCTTCTGAGCGGATTGCTCAAGCAATAGCTCACTATTTTAAGCAGACGGCTAGGCCGGAAGAATTTAAGACAGGAGTAAAAAATGTTTAG